A genomic window from Candidatus Aminicenantes bacterium includes:
- a CDS encoding phosphoglycerate kinase: protein MRKRSITDVDVRGRTVFVRVDFNVPLDDDGRIRDETRIRAALPTLEHLAFNGARVVVASHLGRPGGRIQLDMTLDPVARRLSQMLERPVTYNGLTAGEEVEAEKARMKDGDVFLLENLRFDPGEKANDPEFAESLARGIDIFCNDAFGTCHRRHASIVSIAPHCDSAVAGLLVKTEMEQLSPILESDFPNGVLLLGGAKVADKIPLIRNLLGKTGTMLIGGRIAYTFMAARKESVGASEIEAEMIPHCRDILEKAEKRGIRVILPVDHVAAVTPEPKVTVRMINRGEAIPADMMGLDIGPRTVALFARELRRADLVVWNGPMGMFEHEVFSAGTIELARALAGAAATVVIGGGDTVAAIRRSGVSDQLTHLSTGGGAALAFLSGEALPGLEVLEDMNP, encoded by the coding sequence ATGAGGAAACGCTCAATCACAGATGTGGATGTTCGCGGGCGCACGGTTTTCGTGCGTGTGGATTTCAACGTTCCCCTGGATGACGATGGCCGCATCCGCGATGAGACCCGCATACGTGCCGCCCTTCCCACCTTGGAGCACCTGGCGTTTAACGGTGCCCGGGTCGTGGTCGCGTCTCACCTCGGCAGGCCGGGAGGTCGGATTCAATTGGACATGACCCTGGACCCGGTGGCTCGCAGACTTTCGCAGATGCTGGAACGCCCGGTCACCTACAACGGCTTGACGGCAGGCGAAGAAGTTGAAGCGGAAAAGGCACGCATGAAGGACGGAGACGTGTTCCTGCTGGAAAACCTGCGCTTTGATCCGGGCGAGAAAGCGAATGACCCTGAATTTGCCGAATCCCTGGCCAGGGGCATCGATATCTTCTGCAATGACGCTTTCGGGACCTGCCATCGCCGTCATGCCTCCATTGTTTCCATTGCGCCGCACTGTGACTCCGCCGTGGCGGGCCTGCTGGTGAAAACCGAGATGGAACAGTTAAGTCCCATCCTGGAGTCCGATTTCCCCAATGGCGTTTTGCTTTTGGGCGGGGCGAAAGTGGCCGACAAGATTCCCCTGATCCGCAACCTGCTGGGCAAAACCGGCACCATGCTGATTGGGGGTCGCATCGCCTATACATTCATGGCGGCGCGGAAAGAATCCGTGGGGGCCTCCGAAATCGAAGCAGAGATGATTCCCCATTGCCGGGATATTCTTGAGAAGGCCGAAAAAAGGGGGATACGGGTCATCCTGCCGGTGGACCACGTTGCCGCGGTGACTCCGGAACCCAAGGTGACGGTGCGCATGATCAACCGCGGAGAGGCGATTCCAGCGGATATGATGGGCCTGGATATCGGACCGAGAACAGTGGCCCTGTTCGCCCGTGAATTGCGCCGGGCCGACCTGGTGGTATGGAACGGTCCCATGGGGATGTTTGAACACGAAGTGTTTTCCGCAGGTACCATTGAACTGGCGCGTGCCCTTGCCGGCGCCGCTGCAACCGTAGTGATTGGCGGGGGAGATACCGTGGCCGCCATCCGTCGCTCCGGAGTGTCCGATCAACTCACCCATCTGTCAACTGGCGGAGGCGCCGCGCTGGCCTTTCTCAGCGGGGAAGCCCTACCCGGACTGGAAGTCCTTGAGGACATGAACCCATGA
- the rdgB gene encoding RdgB/HAM1 family non-canonical purine NTP pyrophosphatase, translated as MTPAWRDTPILLATTNPGKLLEFRELLRLDFPAGLVFCLADLPAATVPQENGGSFLANARIKALHYSRAFAAMLVVAEDSGLEVPSLCNAPGVHSARYAGHPPSDERNIRLLLEKLAHHADRNACFITEAVVARDGEVLYHCRGEVKGVILETPRGSDGFGYDPVFYYPPLARSFAELSSSEKNAVSHRGQAMAKVRKFLTTPGLEKHS; from the coding sequence ATGACCCCTGCCTGGCGGGATACGCCGATACTGCTGGCAACCACAAATCCGGGCAAACTACTGGAGTTCAGGGAACTGCTCCGTCTGGATTTTCCCGCGGGATTGGTTTTTTGCCTGGCTGACCTTCCGGCCGCAACAGTGCCGCAAGAGAACGGCGGCTCTTTCCTGGCCAACGCCCGTATCAAGGCATTGCATTACAGCAGAGCATTTGCCGCCATGCTGGTGGTGGCGGAAGACTCCGGACTTGAAGTCCCGTCCCTGTGCAACGCGCCGGGAGTTCATTCGGCCCGCTATGCGGGACATCCGCCCTCGGACGAACGCAACATCCGCCTGTTGCTCGAGAAACTCGCGCATCATGCGGACCGAAACGCCTGCTTTATCACTGAAGCCGTCGTGGCCCGCGATGGCGAGGTACTTTATCACTGCCGCGGAGAGGTGAAAGGCGTGATATTGGAAACGCCCCGTGGAAGCGATGGATTTGGATACGACCCCGTATTTTACTACCCACCGTTGGCCAGGAGTTTTGCCGAGTTGAGCAGCAGCGAGAAGAACGCCGTATCCCACCGCGGACAAGCCATGGCAAAGGTGAGAAAATTTCTAACTACGCCGGGGCTTGAGAAGCACAGTTAA
- the gap gene encoding type I glyceraldehyde-3-phosphate dehydrogenase yields the protein MSLKVAINGFGRIGRNFFRASLGSKQIDIVALNDLTSAATLAHLLKYDSVFGTFSHPVEAREGYLKAGDEATRVYSEKDPRKLPWKELGVDVVVEATGMFRKRPEAMLHLEAGARKVIISAPATDPDITMVLGVNHGEYRHDKHHIVSNASCTTNCVAPVAKVLHDHYGLERGNMTTIHSYTNDQRILDLPHKDLRRARAAAVNIIPTTTGAAKAIGLVIPELAGKITGSALRVPTPNGSLVDLVVTLEKAVDVDTLKNVFRSAADHELKGILAYTEEPIVSSDIIGNDASSIVDGEFVTVIDPYMVKILAWYDNEWAYSCRIRDLIGLMAEKWS from the coding sequence ATGTCGCTTAAAGTCGCCATTAACGGTTTTGGTCGCATCGGCAGAAATTTCTTTCGTGCCAGCCTGGGGTCCAAGCAGATCGATATCGTCGCCCTCAACGATTTGACCTCCGCGGCTACGTTGGCCCACCTGCTTAAATACGACAGCGTGTTCGGAACCTTTTCACATCCCGTGGAAGCCCGGGAGGGATACTTGAAAGCCGGAGACGAGGCCACCCGCGTTTATTCCGAAAAAGACCCGCGCAAGTTGCCCTGGAAGGAGCTGGGAGTAGATGTGGTGGTGGAAGCCACCGGGATGTTCCGCAAGCGCCCCGAGGCCATGCTTCACCTGGAAGCGGGAGCGCGCAAGGTGATCATCTCCGCGCCGGCCACGGACCCGGACATCACCATGGTCCTGGGCGTCAACCATGGCGAATATCGCCATGACAAGCATCACATCGTGTCCAATGCTTCCTGCACGACAAACTGTGTAGCCCCGGTCGCAAAGGTACTGCATGACCATTACGGCCTTGAACGCGGCAATATGACCACCATTCATTCCTATACCAACGACCAGCGCATCCTGGATCTGCCGCATAAGGACCTGCGCCGCGCCCGGGCCGCGGCAGTCAACATCATTCCCACAACCACGGGAGCGGCCAAGGCCATCGGCCTGGTGATTCCCGAGTTGGCCGGTAAAATCACGGGTTCAGCTTTGCGCGTTCCCACCCCCAACGGTTCACTGGTGGACCTGGTGGTGACCCTGGAAAAAGCGGTTGATGTGGATACCCTGAAAAACGTGTTTCGCTCGGCCGCTGATCATGAACTAAAAGGGATCCTGGCATACACCGAAGAACCCATTGTTTCATCAGATATCATCGGCAACGACGCCTCTTCCATTGTGGACGGGGAGTTTGTTACGGTGATCGATCCCTACATGGTGAAGATCCTGGCCTGGTATGACAACGAGTGGGCCTACTCCTGCCGCATCCGCGACCTCATCGGCCTGATGGCTGAAAAATGGTCATGA
- a CDS encoding transcriptional repressor produces the protein MKPDDKDSRHRAQQVLTNAGIKPSFQRLRILSFIMSAHVHPSAEEIFQTLRPEIPTLSRTTVYNTLNILVDRGLLLPLTISEHETRYDPNTRSDHSHFFCRHCERIFDIREIPACVAGQELDGHLVENVRLYLTGMCRDCRGKDSLD, from the coding sequence GTGAAGCCGGACGATAAGGATTCAAGGCATCGTGCCCAGCAGGTGTTGACGAATGCGGGAATCAAACCATCGTTTCAAAGATTACGGATCCTGAGCTTCATCATGAGCGCCCATGTGCACCCTTCAGCGGAAGAGATTTTTCAAACCCTGAGACCCGAGATCCCGACACTCTCACGCACAACGGTTTACAATACCTTGAACATTTTGGTGGACAGAGGGCTGCTTTTGCCGCTGACCATTTCCGAACATGAAACCCGCTATGATCCCAATACCCGTTCGGATCACTCCCATTTTTTCTGCCGGCATTGTGAACGGATTTTTGATATCCGGGAAATACCCGCCTGTGTGGCCGGTCAAGAACTGGATGGGCACCTGGTTGAAAACGTTAGACTGTACCTGACCGGAATGTGCCGTGATTGTCGCGGCAAAGATTCTCTTGATTAA
- a CDS encoding MgtC/SapB family protein codes for METQILLKIMLAAVLGGIIGLERELAHKEAGLRTNILISMGAALFTVLSIEISRGINGADPARVAAQIVTGVGFLGAGAIIQARFSVHGLTTAATIWTVAAIGMTVGVGRYFVALMVTISIVVVLSLFRFFSTRLQPGARDTAYRIHTKDSPAILLDIKKIIRDLGIRSASLKLHRRREAYELEALLRASDTKHHSFLEAVMQLEGVMQVDDESL; via the coding sequence ATGGAAACCCAGATTCTGCTTAAAATCATGCTGGCGGCCGTGCTGGGCGGCATTATCGGACTGGAACGCGAACTGGCGCACAAAGAAGCCGGGCTGCGCACCAATATCCTGATCAGTATGGGAGCCGCCTTGTTTACCGTCCTCTCGATCGAGATTTCGCGCGGCATCAACGGAGCTGATCCCGCGCGGGTGGCGGCTCAGATCGTAACGGGTGTCGGTTTCCTGGGCGCCGGCGCCATTATCCAGGCGCGTTTTTCCGTGCATGGACTCACCACTGCCGCAACCATCTGGACCGTTGCCGCCATCGGTATGACCGTGGGCGTGGGGCGATACTTTGTCGCACTCATGGTCACAATATCCATCGTCGTGGTGCTGTCCCTGTTCCGCTTTTTTTCCACCAGGCTGCAACCGGGAGCCCGGGACACGGCCTATCGCATTCACACCAAGGACAGCCCGGCGATTCTTCTGGACATCAAGAAAATCATCCGTGACCTGGGCATCCGTTCGGCGAGTTTGAAACTCCACCGGCGCCGGGAAGCATACGAGCTGGAAGCCCTGTTGCGGGCTTCAGACACCAAACACCATAGCTTCCTGGAAGCGGTAATGCAATTGGAAGGGGTTATGCAGGTGGACGATGAGAGCCTGTGA
- a CDS encoding phosphoglycerate kinase, with translation MRQSYSIDDYSFRNQRVLIRVDFNVPLDEEGGITDDTRMVTAIPTIRRVLADGGSAVVMTHLGRPGGKSDPALSTRIILPHLEKLLERPVRFQDPPVGDAARGASRKLKPGEVMLLENLRFYPGEKAADEAFARGLSELGDVYVNDAFGTAHRAHASTFTVARFFPEHRMLGYLVESEINRINRVLNRAEPPFAAILGGSKVSTKIGIIKALLEKVDRLIVGGGVAYTFIRAMGGKVGLSLVEEDYLNVAREVIERAKELGVRLELPVDCVVADRMDNEAAIEHRDIREIPREWMGLDIGVRTVEAFGRLIETSRTILWNGPMGVFELPHFSNGTLRVALSVARATDKGAFSLVGGGDSIAALNRYSLTHKISYVSTAGGALLEYLEGRELPSLRAIRGIF, from the coding sequence ATTCGCCAGTCCTATTCAATTGATGATTATAGTTTTCGCAATCAGCGGGTTCTGATCCGCGTGGATTTCAATGTGCCCCTGGATGAAGAGGGCGGAATCACCGATGACACGCGCATGGTGACAGCCATTCCCACGATTCGCCGCGTATTGGCGGACGGTGGTTCCGCCGTGGTTATGACCCACCTGGGACGTCCGGGAGGAAAATCCGACCCGGCCCTGTCCACCAGAATTATCTTGCCCCATTTAGAGAAATTGCTGGAACGCCCCGTGCGTTTCCAGGACCCTCCTGTTGGGGATGCGGCTCGGGGCGCATCCCGAAAACTGAAGCCGGGCGAGGTGATGCTTTTGGAAAACCTGCGCTTCTATCCCGGTGAAAAAGCGGCAGACGAGGCCTTTGCCCGCGGTCTGTCCGAGCTCGGTGACGTTTATGTTAATGACGCTTTCGGCACGGCCCACCGCGCCCATGCTTCGACATTCACGGTGGCGCGTTTCTTTCCTGAACACCGCATGCTGGGCTACCTGGTGGAGAGTGAAATCAACCGCATTAACCGCGTTCTCAACCGGGCGGAACCGCCGTTTGCCGCCATCCTGGGAGGAAGCAAGGTTTCCACCAAAATCGGCATTATCAAGGCGTTACTGGAAAAAGTTGATCGCCTGATCGTGGGCGGTGGAGTGGCCTATACGTTTATCCGCGCCATGGGCGGGAAAGTCGGCTTGTCCCTGGTAGAGGAGGATTACCTCAACGTCGCGCGCGAAGTCATCGAGCGTGCCAAAGAACTGGGAGTCCGTTTGGAATTGCCGGTTGATTGCGTTGTTGCCGACCGCATGGACAATGAGGCCGCCATTGAACATCGAGATATCCGCGAGATTCCGCGTGAGTGGATGGGCCTGGATATCGGGGTGCGAACCGTGGAAGCGTTCGGCAGGTTGATTGAAACATCCCGTACCATTTTGTGGAACGGGCCAATGGGGGTTTTCGAGCTGCCCCACTTCTCGAACGGCACGTTGCGCGTGGCCCTGTCCGTGGCCCGGGCCACCGACAAGGGGGCATTTTCCCTGGTGGGTGGCGGAGATTCCATTGCCGCGCTCAACCGTTACAGTCTTACCCATAAAATCAGTTATGTTTCCACCGCCGGCGGCGCGTTGCTGGAGTATCTGGAAGGCCGGGAACTCCCCAGTTTGCGCGCCATCCGCGGGATTTTCTGA
- a CDS encoding class I SAM-dependent methyltransferase, translating to METVSRTCCPLCASSRILPFRRGTLAPELLSPQDFRITDNRYGSLWSFHKCKDCRFVFANPAPTDQSLTALYAALQDDDYGAEAENRGRNFNVILNRLRKFVPEPGKLLDVGAASGIFMHLAQERGFQVQGVEPSTQLVREARTRYGLEIKPGTADNLSPESTFQVITCLDLIEHLADPLPQLKRITTHLEPGGILVLVTPDILSLAARVSGRRWWHFRTAHVNFFSQPSLERLMTLLGMEIVSRHRYAWHFSLFYLATRLWPSLGKRPTLQRFMKRINCKIQLLDSWEIYARKV from the coding sequence ATGGAAACCGTTTCTCGAACCTGTTGCCCCCTTTGCGCCTCAAGCCGTATCCTGCCCTTCCGCCGCGGCACCCTGGCTCCCGAGCTCTTATCACCGCAGGATTTCCGCATAACCGACAACCGCTATGGCTCTTTGTGGAGCTTTCACAAATGCAAAGATTGCCGTTTCGTATTCGCGAACCCCGCACCCACGGACCAATCCCTGACCGCCCTCTACGCCGCGCTGCAAGATGATGATTACGGCGCCGAAGCCGAGAACCGCGGGCGGAACTTCAATGTGATCCTGAACCGCCTGAGAAAATTCGTTCCCGAACCCGGTAAATTGCTGGATGTGGGCGCGGCCAGCGGTATTTTCATGCACTTGGCACAGGAACGCGGTTTCCAGGTTCAGGGAGTCGAACCCTCGACCCAACTGGTCAGAGAAGCCCGCACGCGCTACGGGTTGGAAATCAAGCCGGGCACGGCGGATAATCTCTCGCCCGAATCCACTTTTCAGGTAATCACCTGCCTGGACTTGATTGAACACCTGGCCGATCCCCTGCCGCAACTGAAACGCATCACCACACACCTGGAACCCGGCGGCATCCTGGTGTTGGTCACACCGGATATACTCAGCCTGGCGGCCCGGGTTAGCGGACGCCGCTGGTGGCATTTCCGCACCGCCCATGTCAATTTTTTCTCCCAACCTTCCCTTGAACGCCTCATGACCCTGTTGGGCATGGAAATCGTTTCCCGACATCGTTACGCCTGGCATTTTTCGCTGTTTTACCTGGCGACCCGCCTCTGGCCCTCACTGGGGAAACGGCCGACTTTACAACGCTTTATGAAACGGATAAACTGTAAAATTCAATTGCTGGATTCATGGGAAATCTATGCGCGCAAAGTATAA